Proteins from a single region of Methanofollis sp.:
- a CDS encoding PAS domain-containing sensor histidine kinase, with product MISPWDLRRWLYLIGINGPLFGLLFLIVLYSLMHTAGFAISYLYYIPLVVVATWYSNRSIWTAAALSSGYTAVTLFLAFGGYAVDPVILFLFTMLYLWGMTAVTLFGAGSGRIPGSILKKGPSFFFDAKSLQITRADPALAGILGLSVHEISGMPLASVWEDHTDLKTFCGVLERGAAVLHYETFFHDPSGRPVPVLLSCVPGMPEHRCSVLDVASLKAFRDARSAGEAAVRMCAAEAERRQDFITTAAHELRTPLQPVFGYLYLLLEDRQKYGLDDEVCRILGICMENISREKNAVNRMLELSLLEGGKVWCDRAPVDLAGIVGEVLACHDSGDDVSITLRIPENTVIDVDHDQFFIVLESLITNAVRYSEPPKVVEISYAEDGAARYVMVKDNGIGIEPGKIRTIFEPFYLADGERTTRTFNRMGLGLSIAERYARLNGGEIRVESVPGEGSTFTIVLWQGCDHGA from the coding sequence ATGATCTCCCCCTGGGACCTGAGGCGGTGGCTGTACCTGATCGGGATCAACGGTCCGCTCTTCGGCCTTCTCTTCCTTATCGTCCTCTATTCCCTCATGCACACTGCGGGGTTCGCCATATCCTATCTCTACTATATCCCCCTCGTGGTCGTGGCAACCTGGTACTCGAACAGGTCGATATGGACGGCCGCGGCACTCTCCTCCGGGTACACGGCAGTGACACTCTTCCTCGCCTTCGGCGGCTATGCCGTTGACCCGGTCATTCTCTTTCTCTTCACCATGCTCTATCTCTGGGGGATGACGGCTGTCACCCTCTTTGGCGCCGGGTCAGGCAGAATTCCAGGCTCGATCCTGAAAAAAGGCCCTTCCTTTTTTTTCGACGCAAAAAGCCTCCAGATCACCCGGGCCGATCCCGCCCTCGCCGGGATCCTGGGTCTGTCGGTTCACGAGATTTCAGGCATGCCCCTTGCCTCGGTCTGGGAAGATCACACTGATCTGAAGACCTTCTGCGGGGTGCTGGAGAGGGGGGCCGCGGTTCTCCACTACGAGACCTTTTTCCATGATCCTTCGGGACGACCGGTGCCTGTGCTTCTCTCCTGCGTTCCCGGCATGCCCGAGCACCGGTGTTCGGTCCTTGATGTCGCCTCCCTGAAGGCGTTCAGGGATGCACGTTCGGCCGGGGAGGCCGCGGTCAGGATGTGTGCCGCAGAGGCCGAAAGGCGGCAGGACTTTATCACCACGGCGGCCCACGAACTCAGGACTCCTCTCCAACCGGTCTTCGGCTACCTCTATCTCCTCCTTGAGGATAGGCAGAAGTACGGTCTCGATGACGAGGTCTGCCGTATTCTCGGGATCTGTATGGAGAATATCAGCCGCGAGAAGAATGCCGTGAACAGGATGCTGGAACTGAGCCTTCTTGAGGGGGGGAAAGTATGGTGCGACCGTGCCCCTGTCGACCTTGCGGGTATTGTCGGCGAGGTGCTCGCCTGTCATGACTCTGGCGACGATGTGTCGATAACCCTCAGGATCCCGGAAAATACGGTGATCGATGTGGACCATGACCAGTTCTTCATCGTTCTTGAGAGCCTCATCACCAATGCCGTCCGGTACAGCGAACCCCCGAAAGTCGTCGAGATCTCGTACGCCGAGGACGGGGCCGCCCGGTACGTCATGGTGAAGGACAATGGCATCGGGATCGAGCCCGGGAAGATCAGGACAATCTTTGAACCATTTTATCTTGCCGACGGGGAGAGGACGACTCGCACCTTCAACAGGATGGGGCTCGGTCTTTCCATCGCCGAGAGATATGCCCGCCTGAATGGGGGAGAGATCCGGGTCGAGAGCGTGCCTGGTGAGGGAAGCACATTTACGATCGTCCTGTGGCAGGGATGCGATCATGGGGCGTAG
- a CDS encoding response regulator, translated as MGRRILVVDDDRPTLEMVSLLLERGGYEPVVSGNAAEALGIARVSRPDLILLDVLMEPLNGWEFLDALLADPALSSLPVMLFTACPLLKGEREKYRGHVMKVLQKPVYPPELMSALDRFFA; from the coding sequence ATGGGGCGTAGGATCCTGGTCGTCGACGACGACCGTCCCACCCTTGAGATGGTCTCGCTCCTCCTTGAGCGAGGCGGGTACGAACCGGTCGTCTCAGGGAATGCTGCAGAAGCCCTCGGGATCGCCCGTGTTTCCAGGCCTGACCTGATCCTCCTCGACGTGCTGATGGAACCTCTCAACGGATGGGAGTTCCTCGACGCACTCCTGGCCGATCCCGCCCTCTCATCCCTTCCGGTGATGCTCTTCACCGCCTGCCCCCTCCTCAAGGGGGAGCGCGAGAAATATCGCGGACATGTCATGAAGGTTCTCCAGAAGCCCGTGTACCCGCCTGAGTTGATGAGTGCTCTGGACAGGTTTTTTGCCTGA
- a CDS encoding DUF4013 domain-containing protein has protein sequence MDFSALFMDAAAYTQGAFWGRWKDALALLVSLVLFPVFFGHITRILRGEEPAPPVEWSLRSCVDGIKLLVIWFVYTTPAFVAGILLFGYVAVVYEIEGVNAIEPVLPEIIGGFLVVFVVYLFTALMANLAGVRFARERRFFAAFSVRKIWGLIDRLGFWDYVIAVVLISAFMNAIVAVIALIPQDAVVFVLEVLAFIPLFIFQARYFSRIYDLATE, from the coding sequence ATGGATTTCAGTGCACTGTTCATGGATGCCGCGGCGTACACACAGGGTGCGTTCTGGGGCCGGTGGAAGGATGCGCTCGCGTTGCTGGTCAGTCTTGTCCTCTTCCCCGTCTTCTTCGGGCATATCACGCGGATACTGCGCGGGGAGGAGCCTGCACCGCCGGTGGAGTGGTCGTTGCGGTCGTGTGTGGACGGGATAAAGCTCCTCGTGATCTGGTTCGTCTACACCACCCCGGCGTTTGTGGCCGGCATTCTGCTCTTCGGGTACGTCGCCGTCGTGTACGAGATTGAGGGCGTGAATGCGATCGAACCGGTCCTTCCCGAGATCATCGGTGGTTTTCTTGTCGTCTTCGTCGTCTATCTCTTCACGGCCCTGATGGCAAACCTTGCAGGGGTCAGGTTTGCACGGGAGCGGAGATTTTTTGCCGCATTTTCCGTGAGGAAGATCTGGGGGCTGATCGATCGCCTCGGCTTCTGGGACTATGTCATTGCGGTGGTGCTCATCTCGGCCTTTATGAACGCGATCGTTGCCGTCATCGCGCTCATCCCCCAGGACGCTGTCGTGTTCGTCCTTGAAGTGCTGGCTTTCATCCCTCTGTTCATCTTTCAGGCGCGGTATTTTTCCCGCATCTATGACCTGGCGACGGAGTGA
- a CDS encoding DUF2178 domain-containing protein: MDRSRFFLCIALIALAEAAVFGVALVAGYDNLAELSFYVALLLMFVCRQRVKGVLWDERLARLDEQVALKTLRVALFLMLFFGAGFVVSGLLLQLEQAVNDGFFLLSLSGGIILLYLIFWILAMKPYWSEGEDE; this comes from the coding sequence ATGGATCGAAGCCGTTTTTTCCTCTGTATTGCGCTGATCGCCCTTGCAGAGGCGGCTGTCTTCGGGGTAGCCCTGGTTGCTGGCTATGACAACCTTGCCGAGTTATCCTTCTATGTCGCCCTCCTCCTGATGTTTGTCTGTCGGCAGCGGGTGAAAGGCGTGCTCTGGGACGAGCGCCTGGCGAGACTCGACGAGCAGGTGGCCCTGAAGACCCTGCGGGTCGCCCTGTTTTTGATGCTCTTTTTCGGGGCAGGTTTTGTGGTCTCCGGTCTCCTGCTTCAGCTGGAGCAGGCCGTCAATGACGGGTTCTTCCTGCTCTCCCTCTCGGGCGGGATCATCCTTCTGTACCTGATCTTCTGGATCCTGGCGATGAAACCGTACTGGAGCGAGGGTGAGGATGAATAA
- a CDS encoding helix-turn-helix transcriptional regulator, which yields MNNRVKVFRAMHDLTQEQLALELGVTRQTIIAIEKKKYDPSLDLAFKIARYFGVTIEDVFSPDTVAGD from the coding sequence ATGAATAACCGGGTCAAGGTTTTCAGGGCGATGCACGACCTCACCCAGGAGCAGCTAGCCCTGGAGCTGGGGGTGACGAGGCAGACGATCATCGCCATCGAGAAGAAAAAGTACGACCCCTCCCTTGACCTCGCCTTCAAGATCGCCCGTTATTTTGGTGTCACCATCGAGGATGTCTTCAGCCCTGACACTGTCGCCGGGGACTGA
- a CDS encoding YIP1 family protein, which produces MDNDTSLINVLIAPNRFFGALGAGRERIGLPALIVLVSALIAGAGAYLMASSMTIDVPDVDPATMQMIAGAGAALVAVFMTLFAWAIGSLVMHGIVKLLGGTGSFKSTLSTVGYASLLQVFAGLLTLAVFLIYHPDVDAIVTGGVAALGTMAPFMAVTAIISFVVLIWSVVIEAYGLLHAHDLPLGKALIAPAVMAIISMFFGLI; this is translated from the coding sequence ATGGATAATGACACTTCCCTGATTAACGTTCTCATCGCTCCGAACCGCTTCTTCGGAGCGCTGGGTGCAGGAAGGGAGAGAATCGGTCTCCCTGCACTGATTGTCCTCGTTTCAGCACTCATCGCTGGAGCAGGAGCCTACCTCATGGCGTCTTCAATGACGATCGATGTCCCCGACGTCGACCCGGCCACCATGCAGATGATCGCCGGCGCCGGCGCTGCTCTTGTCGCCGTCTTCATGACGCTCTTCGCCTGGGCGATCGGGTCCCTCGTCATGCACGGGATCGTGAAACTCCTCGGCGGCACCGGGTCGTTCAAGTCGACGCTCTCCACGGTCGGTTATGCAAGTCTCCTGCAGGTCTTCGCAGGCCTGCTGACGCTCGCAGTCTTTCTCATCTACCACCCTGACGTCGACGCCATCGTCACGGGCGGGGTGGCGGCGCTCGGCACGATGGCCCCTTTCATGGCCGTCACCGCCATCATCAGTTTCGTCGTCCTCATCTGGTCGGTCGTGATCGAGGCCTACGGCCTTCTCCACGCCCATGACCTCCCCCTCGGAAAGGCCCTCATCGCCCCGGCAGTCATGGCGATCATCAGCATGTTCTTCGGCCTCATCTGA